In Perca flavescens isolate YP-PL-M2 chromosome 7, PFLA_1.0, whole genome shotgun sequence, the following proteins share a genomic window:
- the pa2g4b gene encoding proliferation-associated protein 2G4 has translation MSGDDETQEQTIADDLVVTKYKMGAEIANQALKTVVGAGMAGVSVLSLCEKGDAFIMAETGKIFKKEKDMKKGIAFPTCVSVNNCVCHHSPLRSDSDVILKDGDMVKIDLGVHVDGFISNVAHSFVVGVTKDNPLTGRKADVILAAHLCAEAALRLVKPGNQNTQVTEAWNKIAKSFKCSPIEGMLSHQLKQHVIDGEKTIIQNPTDQQKKDHDKAEFEVHEVYAVDVLISTGEGKARDGGQRTTVYKRDPNKVYGLKMKTSRTFFSEMERRFDTMPFTLRAFEDEGKARMGVVECAKHELLQPFNVLHEKEGETVAQFKFTVLLMANGPLRITNSLFEPELYKSEHEVEDAELKALLQSSASRKTQKKKKKKASKTVESATGQAMETEAAE, from the exons ATGTCTGGAGATGACGAGACACAGGAGCAGACCATCGCCGATGACTTGGTGGTCACCAAGTATAAGATGGGGGCCGAGATTGCGAATC AGGCTCTGAAGACAGTGGTTGGGGCAGGTATGGCTGGAGTCTCCGTGCTCAGTCTGTGTGAAAAGGGAGATGCCTTCATCATGGCAGAAACTGGGAAAATCTTCAAGAAGGAAAAAGACATGAAGAAAG GTATCGCTTTTCCTACTTGTGTTTCAGTTAATAACTGTGTATGCCATCACTCCCCTCTGAGGAGTGACTCTGATGTCATACTGAAGGACGGGGACATGGTCAAAAT TGATCTGGGTGTGCATGTTGATGGCTTCATCTCCAATGTGGCTCACAGCTTCGTTGTCGGAGTGACCAAG GACAACCCACTGACCGGACGGAAGGCTGACGTCATCTTAGCAGCTCACCTCTGTGCTGAGGCTGCTCTGCGTCTTGTTAAGCCAGGAAACCAG AACACACAGGTCACAGAAGCCTGGAACAAGATTGCAAAGTCATTTAAGTGCTCCCCTATTGAAG GCATGCTGTCCCATCAGCTCAAACAACATGTGATCGATGGGGAGAAAACTATCATTCAAAACCCAACCGACCAGCAAAA AAAGGACCATGACAAGGCTGAGTTTGAGGTGCATGAGGTATATGCAGTGGATGTGCTCATCAGCACTggagaggggaag GCAAGGGATGGAGGTCAGAGGACCACAGTTTACAAACGAGACCCCAACAAGGTGTACGGCCTAAAGATGAAAACATCTCGGACATTCTTCAGTGAGATGGAGAGGCGCTTTGATACAATGCCTTTCACTCTGAG AGCGTTTGAGGATGAAGGCAAGGCCAGAATGGGTGTGGTGGAGTGTGCCAAACATGAGCTGCTGCAGCCATTCAACGTGCTGCATGAGAAAGAGG GTGAAACTGTTGCCCAGTTTAAGTTCACCGTGCTGCTCATGGCCAATGGACCTCTGCGAATCACAAACAGCCTCTTTGAGCCAGAACTCTACAAGTCTGAGCATGAAGTGGAGGACGCAGAGCTGAAG gcttTGCTTCAAAGCTCAGCCAGTCGTAAGactcagaagaagaagaaaaagaag gccTCAAAGACTGTTGAGAGCGCAACCGGACAGGCAATGGAGACTGAAGCTGCAGAATAG